Within Lolium rigidum isolate FL_2022 chromosome 5, APGP_CSIRO_Lrig_0.1, whole genome shotgun sequence, the genomic segment ACAAGTCTGTGAGAAATACAATTTGTCAAACATGCATATACTGTAGTGAAGTTGACTGTGTGCATGTCTTCATACCGAGGACGTCAGCATACTCTTCCGTTGTCCGAAAATGGACAATGGCAAAACTGTGTTTTATCAAGGTGACATGTAAGTGATTAGAGTAGACCACATCCGGTATATAGTACTTTTTTTTTACCCCTACCAACTACAGTATATAGTTTAATTAAATACGTTTCACTATTGGTTGACTGAGATCCACCAACAATATCCTTGCTACCAAAATGATACTAGTATTCTTGATGCtagaggttccaaaaaaaatcagctTATCTACAAGGCCAGACACCAGCACGTGTTTCTCGCTTCAGGGTGCAGAATGCAGGGTACCGGTGCAACCTGTCGAAATAAATATATTGGCTATCTTTTTCTATCAGTTTAGATTTTTAGTTGAAATAGCTAGTGAATCAATTTTTCTGTGCCCAACGGCTTGCCTACTGGCCAGGTCAGATCGAACGGACCCTATGCTGACAACCCTGATATTTAGTTGTAGGCACAGAggatggccgtcggcaccttgtgcGTTTTCCGTGGTGCATGAGATCCCAAATTTAAAACTCTGGTCAAGCATTATTAAAAAAATGTGGCCTACATCAAACTCATGCTAAGAACTAAAATAACTTAGAATGATGTGAAGTGTTTGAATAAATATATTGGCTAGTCTCTATCCATCAGTTCGTAATTTTGATTGAGATGACTAGTGCATTTAATTCTATAGCGCAGTCATTGTTCAACTGCTTGGGATGGCAGTTCAGCATTAGAGTTAGCGATATAAAAGTGGCACATGTAATTTTATCTAGTACGTGCAATGGAGCATGTGTTTATCCTTTTATCACCTTCTGTAATaactttaaaattcaaaataaaatggCTACGTGCATCGATTAAAGGAATGATCTTTCCTTCGATATTTACTAGTTTTAGTACATTTTTGTATAAAATAATctttcaaacaaattttcagatcTAAAATAGGAAAATGATTCTTTTGAAAGCAATGGCAATGCCATACACAGCCTAAATACAAGGCATATCTTTGTTAATTTAGATGCGTCTATAAACCAACAAAGAAGTATAATTTAAATTTAATTAGAAGATAAAATTATATGTATGGTATAACATAGGTATATATGTCCCTCTACATGTTAACATGTGTATGGACAAGTACCACAAGATATCACCACACTGCGTACTGATCATATGGTGAGACCAAGAGTACTTGTCCTCATTGTAGCATGCTGATTTCCTCTCTCTTAATATCCACACTGACATCTATTACTGTACTGCTACTACTCATCTTCCGAAGAGCATCCCCAGGAGAGAACAAGGAGAGAGATATACTGATCTCATCCATCTCTTCTTCATGGGAAACATTCTTATGAGCGTCTTCTTTCACCCAACTGCAGCCtgatctcttctccttcttcatttTGCTACGTGGTGTGACGATTCCGAGGGAGAGATCGAGATCAAGAGGAGCATGGATATCATCATTGTTGCGCACCGTACCTTCCTTCACTCGTTTATGTTGGTGGTTCATGGCATGCTGATCATCTCGAGATGGGTAGTGTTGAATCATCAATTCTGAAATGGTAGATGAAGCTCTAGCTACATGTTGTGCTCGGGtcagaaggaaagctgcatctgcTTCAGCTGCTGACGAATTGCTCGGTTTTGATCCAAGAAATGGGCGACTATGGACCCAATATGGTCCATGACAGCTGCTCCATGGAGGCTGTGTAGTAGTGCCGAACCTAGTTCATAATGATCAAGGAGATCACTTAGATAAGGCTAAGCTATGATCGATTACTTGAATGATTCCTAGCTAGGCAACAAACTGAAGGTGTAGATCTGATTAATGGCCCCACTACCTTGGCAATATGGTGCCGGCGCCCATCTGGCGATGATTGAAGACATGAGGCAAGGGAACATGGCCTATGACTGCACAAATTTGATCTGCCATATCAGGAGACAAAATAAACATACCAACAACCAGGAAAGAAAAACCATCCATTGTCAGTCTCATACCTTGCCCTGAGTCGTCAATCTTTTTGCTCCTGTACATCTGAAGACGATAGAATTCATATCATGCAAGAAGACATATGTTAGTTTAATAACCAAAGGAGGCAGGGAAAGATCATagtcagaaaaaaaaactaagatgTCACAGATGTTTTAAAAGATAATGTAAACCTGGAGGTGGCTCTTGACATGGCCTATGCTGAGCCCTCTAACGTTCATCAACTGAAGAACGAGCTTCGGAGTAGCACCTACACACAAAACATGAAGTAAAAAACTCTCCATCGGTTTAGCATataactagctagctagctaggatcATGGAAATCTGAATGAAGTCTTACGGTCTTGGCCGCCGAGCCTATGAATGGCGCGGATGAAGCAGTGGTGAAGCTCCGGCGTCCAGCGGAGGCGCGGGTTCTTGGAACGGACGTAGGAGCGCACAGACGAAGATGACGAAGAATTCCCCCTGAGGGTGTCCTGCTGATGGCCAGAgccttcctcctccacggtgctgTCATCGTTGCTCGCCGAGGCGGCGGAGCTCCCATCGCTTCCCTTGCTTGTTTCCATGGGAGGCTAATGGATGGCCGGTTGTGTCTCGGATGATCTAGTTAGTTGATGACCTTGCTGCTGCTCTGGTCATGTGTCGTCAGTGGTGCCATGAGTTGTGTAGAGAAAGACAGAGATGCCAAATTAAAGGTGAGGTCATCACTCAATTCTATCTGTCTATCTATCTACAAAGGTTTGTCAAGACGCATATGGGAATTTAAGCTGGTGTGGCGTGTGTGAGACGATATAGCAAGTGATGATCTCACTCTCACACATATTTATGTGGGTGGCTGGTTCTTGGAAGGAAGCATACAGTTGCATGGGAAGATAGATCGGATATTTGGAGAAGGTGAATTAACCCTTAAACTTTACAGTACTAGCTCTAGTACCGCCGGTTCCTTTCGAAAAGAAAACTGACCAGTACGTGTGGTGCTGGTCGATCACTAACTAGCCAACCAAGGAGATGGACAATTATTCCTGGGGAAAAGGAGGCACAACTAATAAGCTACTGTGTAAAGTTAAGTACTCTGAAGTCTTTGGTTCCTAACTAGCATTTTTGGCCTGTAGCTTTCTGCAGTCTCCGCTAGGCAGTAGGTGTGAAAATGAGAGATCCTGAGACAAGTAC encodes:
- the LOC124651044 gene encoding transcription repressor KAN1-like produces the protein METSKGSDGSSAASASNDDSTVEEEGSGHQQDTLRGNSSSSSSVRSYVRSKNPRLRWTPELHHCFIRAIHRLGGQDRATPKLVLQLMNVRGLSIGHVKSHLQMYRSKKIDDSGQVIGHVPLPHVFNHRQMGAGTILPRFGTTTQPPWSSCHGPYWVHSRPFLGSKPSNSSAAEADAAFLLTRAQHVARASSTISELMIQHYPSRDDQHAMNHQHKRVKEGTVRNNDDIHAPLDLDLSLGIVTPRSKMKKEKRSGCSWVKEDAHKNVSHEEEMDEISISLSLFSPGDALRKMSSSSTVIDVSVDIKREEISMLQ